The genome window AAAGTCAAAATAGAAAATTAGCTGTTGATAAGATTATTCAAGTGGCAAAAGAGCTTGAGATTGAGTGTTTTGAGTTTGTAAAATTAGATGAGAATGAGCGTTATTTGCTATTTGGTTCATTTATGTTGGTAGAAAATTTCATTAAGGCAGAGATTGAAAGATAAAATCGTAATTACTATAACTGATGTTAATGGCTCTAGAAACTATTTATTAAGCCAGGTATTAAAGAAAATTTTTATATATGTTGTTGCTGTTGTATTGCTTGTTTTTGTATTTGGTGCTTTGTATATGGGCTATTTACAAGATGAGACAAATGCTCTTAGAGAGACTAAAGAAGAGCTAATAAGCAGTAGTGAAAATTTAAATATAGAGTATGAAAAGATGAAGCAAAAGCTCTCAACTAAAGAAGAAGAGCTTATGGCTATTGAGGATAAAATTTCACTTTTAGAAGAGCAAATTGGGCTAAATGATGATGTTAATAGCACTACAATTGATGATAGATTAGAACAGATTAAACTTACTGTTGAACAACAAAATATAATATTTTCTATGATCCCAAATGGTAAAGTAATGGAAGATGGCGGCGTAACGGCTAGTTTTGGCTGGAGAACTCATCCAGTATTAGGTCATAAGCACTTACATCAAGGGATCGATCTTAGAGCGCCAATTGGAACTCCAGTTTATGCACCAGCTGATGGTGTGGTGCAAGTAGCTGGATTTAATATAGTTAGTGGGTATGGATATTTGGTAGTTTTAGAGCATAATTTTGGCTTTAAAACTAGATTTGCTCATCTATCAAGAAGAGATGTGGTAAAAGAGGGGCAGTTTGTCAAAAAAGGCGATCTAATAGGCTATAGTGGAAATACTGGTATAAGCACTGGACCACATCTTCATTATGAGATTCGCTTTGTGCAGCGTCCATTAGATCCGGCTAATTTTATCAATTGGAACAGAAAAAATTATGAAGAAATATTTCAAAAGGAGAAAAGAGTATCATGGCAGTCTTTAGTAAAGGCAGTGGCAAATTTAACTCTGAAACAACCATAATATCAGAAGGTGCGTATATAAAGGGCGAATTAGCTTGTGGTTCGGTTTTATATATAGAAGGTCATGTAGATGGTATGATTAAATCTAGCAATACAGTTGTAATTGGTAAAAATGGAAAGGTTACTGGAATTATCTCAGCTTCTAAAGTTGTGGTAAATGGCGTTTTTGAAGGCAATGTAGATGCTGATTCGGTTGAGATTTTAAGTGGTGGATTTGTTTTAGGAGATATCTGTTCAGGTAGCCTAAGTATAGAGACTGGCGGAAGATTTGATGGTAAGAATTCGCTTAAAGCTTCAAATTCTATGAAATCATTAGAGAATTTAGAGATTATCGACACAGAGGAAAGTGGTGCAAGCAAGAATATATGAGTTTTTTAAAACTCATAAAAATAAATTTCAAATTCTAATAGTAAATGATGATAAAGATGCCTTTAAAGCTCATGCTGCAGCGACTTATGCTGGGCGTGAGTGCTTTGTTTTGCCAGATTTTAGAGCTAAAAATGGCGATGATTTAAGAGCTTTTAATAGCGAACTTTTAGATATTAGTAAGGCTTTAAGTAACTTTCATTTAAGCACAAATCCAAATAAATTAATTATTTCACCATTTAGAACGATCTTAAATAAACTCCCAAGCGCTAATCAATTAAGTGTAAAAACTATAAATTTTGCAGATACTATAGATCTAAAAAGTTTCAAGGATAAGATGCTAGCATATGGATATACATTTGTTGATATTGTAGAAAGTAGGGGTGAGATTAGAATCAGCGGTGATATTATCGATATTTACAGTGTAGCAGATGAGTGGCCGTGTAGAATTTTGCTTGATATTGATGTTGTTGAAAGTATCCGTAGATTTGATCCAGCAACGCAAAAAAGTATTAGCCAAGAACAAAGTTTAGTAATTACTCCATATGTAGCTGCACTTAGTAGTGATGAGTTTGAGACTGCCCTAGAAAATGCACAACATATCAAATCAAATGCCTTAGTAAATGATTTAAATTCATTTGGATTTTGGGTAATTGATGGGTTTGTGGATTATCTAGAGCAGTTTGAAGCAGTAAAAGATATATATCTAGAACTTGATGAATGTGATATGGATACTAGCAAGCTTGATAAGCTTTTAACCTTGCCAGAAGCAAAGATATATAGAGTTTTTGAAGGAAGTATAAATAGTGAGCTTATTGGCTTTCATAGCGATAAAAAGATAGAGATTTTAAGCTCTAATGAGAGTGCGTTTAGAGCCTTAGGATTGGAGTTAAATCCAAATTTAAGCTTTGTTTCAAGTGAGCTAATTTTAAATTTAATAAGCAAAGATGAGCTAATTATTAGCCTTAATCAGCTAGGCTCGCGTCAAAAAAGGCGTAAAGCTAGCATTGTATTAGATGAGTTAAAAGTTGGCGATTTTGTAGTTCATAGCGAGTATGGAATTGGTAAATTTGCTGGATTAGAGCTAATTTGCGTACTTGGTAATAATAAAGAATTTGTGGTGCTAACATATCAAAATGATGATAGATTACTTCTTCCAACAGAACATCTTGATATGATAGATAGATATATTGCTGGAAGTGGTGCAGTAGTAAATTTAGATAAGTTAGGCAAGGCTAGCTTTGCAAAACTTAAGCAAAAAGTAAAAGAAAAACTCTTTATCATAGCTAGTAAAATTATCGCTTTAGCAGCAAAGCGTGAGCTAATTGAAGGTGTAAAAATTGATCTTAATAGTGCTGAGTTTGCTAATTTTCAGATGCAAGCTGGATTTAACTACACTAGCGATCAAGATAGAGCTGTAGCTGCTATTTTAGAGCATTTAAAAAGCGGCAAGGTTATGGATATGCTCTTAAGTGGAGATGTTGGCTTTGGCAAGACTGAAGTAGCTATGAACGCGATATTTGCTTGTGTTAAAAGTGGATTTCAAGCACTATTTTTTGTCCCTACTACTTTGCTTTGTGCTCAACACTATAAGAGTTTATATGAGAGATTAAGTAGATTTGATATAGATGTTAGACGCCTTGATAGATTTAGCAGCACCAAAGATAAGGCTAGATTATTGGCTGATTTAAAAGATGGCAAACCTCTTGTAGTTATTGGAACTCATGCACTTTTGAGTGTAGAGAGTGCAAATTTAGGCCTTATAATTATAGACGAAGAGCATAAATTTGGTGTAAAACAAAAAGAGAAATTAAAAGAATTTAGCGAGCATTCACATATTCTTTCAATGTCAGCTACGCCAATTCCACGAAGTTTAAATATGGCGCTTAGTAGCATTAAAAGCTATGCTACACTTACTACGCCTCCGCTTGATAGATTAGATGTTAGAACCTTTGTTAAAGAGTGGGATAGAGGATTAATTAAAGAGGCTATAATGCGTGAAATTCGCCGTGCTGGGCAAATTTTTTATCTTCATAATAAAATTGCTGATATGCCTAGTATTGAGCGTGAATTAAAAGATATATTGCCAACATTAAAAATTCTTACTCTTCATAGCAAGATTGATGCCAAAACTAGCGAAGAAGAGATGATTAAATTTGCCAATGGCAATTATGATGTACTACTTTGTACCAGTATAGTAGAAAGTGGAATACATATCCCAAATGCAAATACAATTATAATTGATGAGGCTAATAAATTTGGTATTGCTGATTTACATCAATTGCGTGGAAGGGTAGGTAGAGGCTCTAGACAGGGATTTTGCTACTTTTTGGTTGAAGATAGGCAGAGTTTAAGCGATGAAGCGATTAAACGACTTGTAGCTTTAGAATCAAATTCATTCCTTGGCAGTGGAGCCTTGCTTGCCTATCATGATTTAGAGATTAGAGGTGGTGGTAATTTAGTTGGAGAGGCTCAAAGCGGTCATATAGAAGCTATTGGTTACTCTTTGTATCTTAAGATGCTTGAAGATGAGATAAATGCGTTATTAAATAAAGAGAATAAAAAAGATTCTCAAGTAGATATCAAGCTTAGTGTGAATGCCTTTTTAAATAGTGAATTAATTAGCG of Campylobacter vicugnae contains these proteins:
- a CDS encoding M23 family metallopeptidase, whose product is MKDKIVITITDVNGSRNYLLSQVLKKIFIYVVAVVLLVFVFGALYMGYLQDETNALRETKEELISSSENLNIEYEKMKQKLSTKEEELMAIEDKISLLEEQIGLNDDVNSTTIDDRLEQIKLTVEQQNIIFSMIPNGKVMEDGGVTASFGWRTHPVLGHKHLHQGIDLRAPIGTPVYAPADGVVQVAGFNIVSGYGYLVVLEHNFGFKTRFAHLSRRDVVKEGQFVKKGDLIGYSGNTGISTGPHLHYEIRFVQRPLDPANFINWNRKNYEEIFQKEKRVSWQSLVKAVANLTLKQP
- a CDS encoding bactofilin family protein; this translates as MAVFSKGSGKFNSETTIISEGAYIKGELACGSVLYIEGHVDGMIKSSNTVVIGKNGKVTGIISASKVVVNGVFEGNVDADSVEILSGGFVLGDICSGSLSIETGGRFDGKNSLKASNSMKSLENLEIIDTEESGASKNI
- a CDS encoding DEAD/DEAH box helicase, translating into MQARIYEFFKTHKNKFQILIVNDDKDAFKAHAAATYAGRECFVLPDFRAKNGDDLRAFNSELLDISKALSNFHLSTNPNKLIISPFRTILNKLPSANQLSVKTINFADTIDLKSFKDKMLAYGYTFVDIVESRGEIRISGDIIDIYSVADEWPCRILLDIDVVESIRRFDPATQKSISQEQSLVITPYVAALSSDEFETALENAQHIKSNALVNDLNSFGFWVIDGFVDYLEQFEAVKDIYLELDECDMDTSKLDKLLTLPEAKIYRVFEGSINSELIGFHSDKKIEILSSNESAFRALGLELNPNLSFVSSELILNLISKDELIISLNQLGSRQKRRKASIVLDELKVGDFVVHSEYGIGKFAGLELICVLGNNKEFVVLTYQNDDRLLLPTEHLDMIDRYIAGSGAVVNLDKLGKASFAKLKQKVKEKLFIIASKIIALAAKRELIEGVKIDLNSAEFANFQMQAGFNYTSDQDRAVAAILEHLKSGKVMDMLLSGDVGFGKTEVAMNAIFACVKSGFQALFFVPTTLLCAQHYKSLYERLSRFDIDVRRLDRFSSTKDKARLLADLKDGKPLVVIGTHALLSVESANLGLIIIDEEHKFGVKQKEKLKEFSEHSHILSMSATPIPRSLNMALSSIKSYATLTTPPLDRLDVRTFVKEWDRGLIKEAIMREIRRAGQIFYLHNKIADMPSIERELKDILPTLKILTLHSKIDAKTSEEEMIKFANGNYDVLLCTSIVESGIHIPNANTIIIDEANKFGIADLHQLRGRVGRGSRQGFCYFLVEDRQSLSDEAIKRLVALESNSFLGSGALLAYHDLEIRGGGNLVGEAQSGHIEAIGYSLYLKMLEDEINALLNKENKKDSQVDIKLSVNAFLNSELISEDRLRLELYRRLSKCIDVSEVYEIGAEIEDRFGKLDIYTKQFLDIIVIKIMAAQQEFKHISSYEQNISLTKIDGTKVALKSSSKDDDDVLAEILTYLRKNR